The Candidatus Omnitrophota bacterium DNA window TTCTCAATTATTCGCGTATCAACCCCCCTGAAAAAAAACGGGTCGATATCGCGCAACTTTTGAAGGAATCCCTGGGAATTGTCAGGTCCAAATTTCCGGCAAAGAAGGTTCGTGTCGCCAAGGATTATTCAAAGCTTGGCAAGACACCCGTTCAAGCGGACCCCCAGCAGATTACTCAGGTCTTTACCAATCTTCTTAACAACGCTTTCGAGTCGGTCCCGGATAAAAAAGGGAGGATAACCGTAAAGGGTGAGACCTGCGAACTTGAGGGGGAGGATGCGGTATGCGTCAATATCAGGGATAACGGACCGGGCGTACCTGAGAAGAACAGAGAAAGGATCTTCGAGCCCTTTTTCAGTACCCGGTCCAAGGGCACTGGCCTGGGGCTTGCCGTCAGCGCCGAGATAGTAGGGCTTCATAAAGGAAGGATAACCCTGGGCAAGAAAAGAGGCAAAGGAGCTTCTTTCACGGTAACCCTTCCGAAAGGGGGGAGAAAATAATCTCGCCGCGACCCCGCAAAAAAATACTTATAATAGAGGATGATACCTCTCTTACCGAAGAGCTGTCGGAAATACTTCAGGATAAAGGTTATTCGGTCGATACCGAAAATAACGGTCTTACCGGAAGAAAAAGGCTGGAAGATGAGAGGTTTGATATTCTTATACTTGACCTGCGCCTTCCCGGCCTGGCGGGGGAGGAGATACTCAGGCAGGCCAGGGGCAAGAATCTTTGCGAAAAGATCATCGTTCTTTCGGCTAAACCTGTTCATGACCTAAGCATGCCTCATCCCGACATAGAATCTTCAGAGCCCCTTTCGCCCCCTTTGGACCAGGCCGATTTTGTGATAAACAAACCCTTTAGGATAAAAGACCTCTTTCAGGCCCTCAAGCGGCTCTCTTAGTGGAAAAAAGTCAATAAAATGTGGAAAACGCCGATTGTCTTCCCTTCCGGTATGCCCGTATAATCTAATGGTCACAAGATTGTTCCATTCATAGCCGGGAGGACAAGATCCGTGAAAAAGACTGAGAAAAAAACAAAGGTAATGATCATTGACGATGATTCTGAATTCCTTTGCGAACTAAAGGAAATTCTGGAGGCGGCCGGGTACGATGTCACCAAGGTCTCGGATAACGCCAGGGTCATCAAAACCGCCGCTAAAGTGCAACCGGATATTAT harbors:
- a CDS encoding response regulator, whose protein sequence is MISPRPRKKILIIEDDTSLTEELSEILQDKGYSVDTENNGLTGRKRLEDERFDILILDLRLPGLAGEEILRQARGKNLCEKIIVLSAKPVHDLSMPHPDIESSEPLSPPLDQADFVINKPFRIKDLFQALKRLS